The Salvia miltiorrhiza cultivar Shanhuang (shh) chromosome 1, IMPLAD_Smil_shh, whole genome shotgun sequence genome has a window encoding:
- the LOC131006329 gene encoding receptor-like protein 9DC3 produces MEGCSIESINLNGNKLQGNLPKSLINCVRLKDLDVGNNRLQDKFPFWMEALPMLRVLVLKSNKFDGNLSMPSRSNFPFPKLQVLDISRNAFVGSLPQRYFKNFKAMMDDKANQRERYNDGDLNFLYYVEMTITLKGQDQLLKRLLEAFTILDLSSNRFSGSIPDCIGNLYSLRYLNLSHNNLMGHIPASLGNISVLESLDLSSNKLDGGIPRELTRLTFLEKLNLSMNNLVGQIPQSNQFSTFDNDSYMGNLRLCGIPLTRKCNKENGHQMQPEEDDEENEEYGFIDGFGWRSVVMGYGSGIIVGIGIGCWIIRFGRPRWLVEFFFGVGYTYKKNKKKKKKTRKRATPTQRSL; encoded by the coding sequence atgGAAGGGTGTAGTATTGAGTCCATCAATTTGAAtggtaataaattgcaaggaaattTGCCTAAATCATTAATCAATTGCGTACGCCTGAAGGACCTCGACGTCGGAAATAATAGATTACAAGACAAATTTCCGTTTTGGATGGAAGCTCTTCCTATGCTTCGAGTGTTAGTCTTGAAATCTAACAAGTTTGATGGTAACTTGTCTATGCCTTCACGTAGCAACTTTCCATTTCCTAAGTTGCAAGTATTAGATATATCGAGAAATGCATTTGTGGGCTCTTTACCTCAAAGATATTTCAAGAATTTCAAAGCAATGATGGATGACAAGgcaaatcaaagagaaagatACAATGATGGTGATTTGAACTTTCTATATTATGTGGAGATGACAATCACCTTGAAAGGTCAAGATCAATTATTGAAGAGGCTGCTGGAAGCCTTTACAATCCTTGACTTATCCTCCAATAGATTCTCTGGGAGTATTCCAGATTGCATAGGAAATCTTTATTCTCTGAGATACTTAAATTTGTCCCACAATAATCTCATGGGACACATACCTGCATCTCTCGGAAATATAAGTGTGCTCGAATCATTGGACTTGTCATCGAACAAATTGGATGGTGGAATTCCAAGGGAATTGACGAGGTTGACATTCCTTGAGAAATTAAACCTTTCAATGAATAATCTTGTGGGGCAAATACCACAATCTAACCAGTTCTCCACATTTGACAATGATTCATATATGGGAAACTTGAGATTGTGTGGAATTCCATTGACGAGAAAATGCAACAAGGAGAACGGGCATCAGATGCAGccagaagaagatgatgaagaaaatGAAGAGTATGGATTTATAGATGGATTTGGATGGAGAAGTGTGGTGATGGGATATGGAAGTGGAATCATAGTTGGGATTGGAATTGGTTGTTGGATTATTCGATTTGGAAGGCCAAGATGGTTGGTGGAATTCTTTTTTGGCGTTGGATATACATacaagaagaacaagaagaagaagaagaagacaaggaAGAGAGCTACTCCAACACAGAGAAGTTTATAA
- the LOC131006334 gene encoding receptor kinase-like protein Xa21 — MEGDIPSSLYQCPQLESIDLSGNNFGGYVPAQIWNITLLKELDLGVNNLRGRLPKDICSHNNLQRLKLLSLWWNELEGDIPLSLGQCTQLESIDLSYNNFGGNVPREIGNITQLKELSLNRNNLKGDIPKEIGYLNYLEVLSMSNNKFSGRLPRQLWNVTTLRELRIGNISLIGMSLLFLLIFFIEALTTFIVISNKPIVNHIYRHFSVLFSVL; from the exons ATGGAAGGAGATATACCGTCAAGTTTGTACCAATGTCCACAACTCGAGAGTATTGACTTGTCAGGcaacaactttggtggatatgtGCCTGCACAAATTTGGAATATCacactgcttaaggaattagaCCTTGGTGTGAACAATTTGAGAG GCCGCCTACCAAAAGACATTTGCTCGCATAACAAccttcaaagactcaaactacttAGCCTGTGGTGGAACGAATTGGAGGGAGATATACCATTGAGTTTGGGTCAATGTACACAACTTGAGAGTATTGACTTGTCATACAACAACTTTGGTGGAAATGTCCCTCGAGAAATTGGGAACATCACACAGCTTAAGGAATTAAGCCTTAATAGGAACAATTTGAAAG GTGATATTCCGAAAGAGATTGGTTATCTTAATTATTTAGAGGTATTGAGCATGAGCAACAACAAATTCAGTGGACGATTACCAAGACAACTTTGGAATGTCACGACTCTTCGTGAATTACGCATTGGCAACATCTCTTTAATTGGTATGTCATTACTCTTTctgctaattttttttattgaggcATTAACCACCTTTATTGTTATTTCTAATAAGCCAATTGTTAATCATATTTATCGTCACTTTTCTGTCCTATTTTCTGTTCTTTGA
- the LOC131014006 gene encoding receptor-like protein 19 translates to MEALPKLRVLILKSNKFDGNMSLPSRSNLPFQKLQVLDISDNEFVGSLPQTYFKNFRAMMDVKENKTDLITSNDDYFFLRYVEMRITLKGLDQLLTRLLEAFTTIDLSSNNFCGSIPDSIGNLNSLRYLNLSHNNLMGHIPASLGNISVLESLDLSSNKLDGRIPSELTRLTFLAKLNLSMNNLVGQIPQSTQFSTFENDSYVGNLRLCGVPLTRKCNEENGQQMRPEEEEEDDEEYGFIDGFGWRSVVMGYGSGIIVGIGFGCWIIRFGRPRWFTTRNSHIHNTSYITVFFENRYV, encoded by the coding sequence ATGGAAGCTCTTCCTAAGCTTCGAGTACTCATATTGAAGTCCAACAAGTTTGATGGTAACATGTCGCTGCCTTCACGAAGCAACCTTCCATTTCAAAAGTTGCAAGTTTTAGATATATCTGACAATGAATTTGTGGGGTCTCTCCCTCAAACATATTTCAAGAACTTTAGAGCAATGATGGATGTGAAGGAAAATAAGACAGATCTAATTACAAGTAATGATGATTACTTTTTTCTAAGGTATGTGGAGATGAGAATCACCTTGAAAGGTCTCGATCAGTTATTGACGAGACTGTTGGAAGCCTTTACAACCATTGACTTATCCTCCAACAATTTCTGTGGGAGTATTCCAGATTCCATAGGTAATCTGAATTCTCTGAGATACTTGAATTTGTCGCACAATAATCTCATGGGACACATACCTGCATCTCTTGGAAATATAAGTGTGCTTGAATCATTGGACTTGTCATCGAACAAATTGGATGGAAGAATTCCAAGTGAATTGACGAGGTTGACATTTCTTGCCAAATTAAACCTGTCAATGAATAATCTAGTCGGGCAAATACCACAATCTACTCAGTTTTCCACATTTGAGAATGATTCATATGTGGGAAACTTGAGATTGTGTGGAGTTCCGTTGACGAGAAAATGCAACGAGGAGAATGGGCAGCAAATGCGgccggaagaagaagaagaagatgatgaagagTATGGATTTATAGATGGATTTGGATGGAGAAGTGTGGTGATGGGATATGGAAGTGGAATCATAGTTGGGATTGGATTTGGTTGTTGGATTATTCGATTTGGAAGGCCAAGATGGTTCACTACAAGAAATTCGCACATACATAACAcatcatacataacggtttttttcgaaaaccgttatgtatga
- the LOC131006332 gene encoding receptor-like protein 9DC3, whose protein sequence is MEALLQLRVLVLKSNKFDGNMSLPSQSYLSFPKLQVLDISRNAFGGSLPQRYFKNFKAMMGVKANYDDMNFVAHVEMTLTLKGQDQLLKRLLEAFTIIDLSSNRFSGSIPHSIGNLNSLRYLNLSHNNFMGHIPASLGNISVLESLDLSSNKLDGGIPSELTRLTFLEKLDLSMNDLVGQIPQSNQFSTFDNDSYVGNLRLCGVPLTRKCNKEDGQLIGPEEEDEEEEEEEEYGFIDGEMW, encoded by the coding sequence ATGGAAGCTCTTCTTCAGCTTCGAGTGCTAGTTTTGAAGTCTAACAAATTTGATGGTAACATGTCGTTGCCTTCACAAAGCTACCTTTCGTTTCCCAAGTTGCAAGTTTTAGATATATCGAGGAATGCATTTGGGGGATCTCTACCTCAAAGATATTTCAAGAATTTTAAAGCAATGATGGGTGTGAAGGCCAATTATGATGATATGAACTTTGTAGCTCACGTGGAGATGACATTGACCTTGAAAGGTCAAGATCAGTTATTGAAGAGACTGTTGGAAGCCTTTACAATCATTGACTTATCCTCCAATAGATTCTCTGGGAGTATTCCACATTCCATAGGTAATCTTAATTCTTTGAGATACTTGAATTTGTCCCATAATAATTTCATGGGACACATACCTGCATCTCTTGGAAATATAAGTGTGCTTGAATCATTGGACTTGTCATCGAACAAATTGGATGGAGGTATTCCAAGTGAATTGACGAGGTTGACATTTCTTGAGAAACTAGACCTTTCAATGAATGATCTCGTGGGGCAAATACCACAATCTAACCAGTTCTCCACCTTTGATAACGATTCATACGTGGGAAACTTGAGATTGTGTGGAGTTCCATTGACGAGAAAATGCAACAAGGAGGATGGGCAGCTGATCGGaccagaagaagaagatgaagaagaagaagaagaagaagagtatGGATTTATAGATGGAGAAATGTGGTGA